A portion of the Zootoca vivipara chromosome 6, rZooViv1.1, whole genome shotgun sequence genome contains these proteins:
- the CALM3 gene encoding calmodulin-3 has product MADQLTEEQIAEFKEAFSLFDKDGDGTITTKELGTVMRSLGQNPTEAELQDMINEVDADGNGTIDFPEFLTMMARKMKDTDSEEEIREAFRVFDKDGNGYISAAELRHVMTNLGEKLTDEEVDEMIREADIDGDGQVNYEEFVQMMTAK; this is encoded by the exons ATG GCTGACCAACTTACCGAAGAGCAGATTGCAG aATTCAAGGAGGCCTTCTCCCTCTTCGACAAGGATGGGGATGGCACCATCACCACCAAGGAACTTGGCACTGTGATGAGGTCTCTGGGTCAGAACCCCACCGAGGCAGAACTGCAAGACATGATCAATGAAGTTGATGCTGATG GGAACGGCACAATTGACTTCCCAGAGTTCTTGACCATGATGGCAAGGAAGATGAAGGACACAGACAGTGAGGAGGAGATCCGAGAGGCTTTCAGAGTGTTTGATAAG GATGGGAATGGCTACATTAGCGCAGCAGAGTTACGCCACGTGATGACAAACCTAGGGGAGAAGCTCACTGATGAGGAGGTGGACGAAATGATAAGGGAGGCAGATATTGATGGGGACGGGCAGGTCAACTATGAAG AGTTTGTGCAGATGATGACCGCAAAGTGA